The DNA segment TGGCAATCAGAATGCTGACGATAAGGGCTAAGAAATAGCTTTGCCAACTCATTTTGGTCATTCCGGCAGCATAAGCGACGAAATCAAACAGTCCGGTCATCAAAAGACCCGTCATTAGGAAAAAGTTGCCTTCTAAATGTTGTTGAGCGAGGCGATCGACTTTTTCCATAAATTGCTGACCGACAAATTGCTCTACTAAACCCCGTCCGTAACGACGAGCAATATAGAAATTGAACGTACACGAGGCTAAATCTGCCAACGCAACGACTAGCAATCCTTGAGTGAACCCAAAAAGACCTCCTGCTAAAATCGCGTAAGCAGTACCTGGAAGCACTGGCACGATAATACTGGTAAAGCGCAGCCCAAATACGATCGCGGGTGCCCAGATGCCAAACTGCTCCACCTGTTCTCGAACTTGCTCAATCCCATATTTGTTGAGCAGCCAGATTGCTAAAGTAATGAGAAATCCAATCGCAAACCAGCGCAGAATTTTGATCCAGTTGTACTTCATGCGGCTCAATACTCGAAATCTATTTGGTATGGTTGCATGATAATTGATGGCACTGTGATAGAGCGATCGCGTTGCGCTGACAAGTCAGTTCGCGCAAGTTGATTTGAGGTTGCGATCGCAAGTGCGGGTGATGAATGCGATCGCTGTTGAAGGGAACTGAGAAGTCGTGCTGAGTGTCATACAGGTTAAAGCATCGCACGCTCCCATCTTTTTCCTTTTATTAAT comes from the Coleofasciculus sp. FACHB-1120 genome and includes:
- a CDS encoding VTT domain-containing protein, whose translation is MKYNWIKILRWFAIGFLITLAIWLLNKYGIEQVREQVEQFGIWAPAIVFGLRFTSIIVPVLPGTAYAILAGGLFGFTQGLLVVALADLASCTFNFYIARRYGRGLVEQFVGQQFMEKVDRLAQQHLEGNFFLMTGLLMTGLFDFVAYAAGMTKMSWQSYFLALIVSILIAKPLWVAAGAGIFEGSKLLLGFAILAAFGIGIVTAVVQRQSKQ